From a region of the Chloroflexota bacterium genome:
- the gatC gene encoding Asp-tRNA(Asn)/Glu-tRNA(Gln) amidotransferase subunit GatC, with protein MPLSLQQVEHIAELAKLALTDKEKERYRLQLSAILDYADMLQRLDLDGVPPMSHAVARTNITRPDEPAPSSPRDEILANAPDHKDGLIRVRPILE; from the coding sequence ATGCCGCTTTCCCTGCAACAGGTGGAACATATCGCCGAACTGGCGAAATTGGCCCTTACCGACAAGGAGAAGGAACGCTATCGGCTCCAGTTGTCGGCCATCCTGGACTACGCCGACATGCTCCAGCGGCTGGACCTGGACGGCGTGCCCCCCATGTCCCACGCCGTGGCCCGGACCAACATCACCCGCCCGGACGAGCCGGCCCCCTCCTCCCCCCGCGATGAGATTCTGGCCAACGCGCCTGACCACAAGGACGGGCTGATCCGCGTGCGGCCTATTCTGGAGTAA
- the gatA gene encoding Asp-tRNA(Asn)/Glu-tRNA(Gln) amidotransferase subunit GatA — MSAHALTIHQASERLRSGALSSVELTQSVLERIHRLDPRIRAYLRLVPEAALAQAREADACLLRWRREGGAPPPRLMGIPLAVKDILCTRGIPTTCGSRILENFVPPYDATAVERLKAQGAIILGKTNTDEFAMGSSTENSAYFTTRNPWDLSRVPGGSSGGSAAAVAADMALGALGSDTGGSVRQPAGLCGVVGLKPTYGRVPRWGLVAFASSLDQIGPIAKDVRDCAILLQAIAGHDPRDSTSVDTPVPDYLAGLEGGIRGLRVGVPKEYFVEGMQPGVADAMKAALRTLEDLGATLMEVSLPHTEYALPAYYLIAPAEASANLARYDGVKYGLSVRETDDVWEMIRQTRGRGFGPEVKRRIMLGTYALSAGYYDAYYLRAQKVRTLIRRDFDRAFQQVDVLACPVSPTVAFPIGERVDDPLQMYLSDVFTLACSLAGVCGIAVPCGFADGLPVGLQIIGNVFDEPTVLRVAYTYEQATDWHTRKPNLFTLAFS, encoded by the coding sequence GTGAGCGCCCACGCCCTGACCATCCACCAGGCCAGCGAACGGTTGCGTTCGGGCGCGCTGTCCTCGGTGGAGTTGACCCAGAGCGTGCTGGAGCGCATCCACCGCCTGGACCCGCGCATTCGGGCGTACCTGCGCCTCGTGCCCGAGGCCGCGCTGGCCCAGGCCCGCGAGGCCGACGCCTGCCTGCTCCGTTGGCGGCGCGAGGGCGGCGCTCCACCCCCGCGCCTGATGGGCATCCCGCTCGCCGTCAAGGACATCCTGTGCACCCGCGGCATTCCCACCACTTGCGGGTCGCGCATCCTGGAGAACTTCGTCCCCCCATACGACGCCACCGCCGTGGAGCGGCTCAAGGCGCAGGGAGCCATCATCCTGGGCAAGACCAATACCGACGAGTTCGCCATGGGATCTTCCACCGAGAACTCGGCCTACTTCACGACGCGCAACCCGTGGGACCTGTCCCGCGTGCCGGGCGGGAGCAGCGGTGGGAGCGCGGCGGCCGTCGCAGCCGACATGGCGCTGGGGGCGCTCGGGTCCGACACGGGCGGGAGCGTGCGCCAGCCCGCCGGCCTGTGCGGCGTGGTGGGGCTGAAGCCCACCTACGGCCGTGTGCCGCGGTGGGGCTTGGTGGCCTTCGCGTCGTCGCTGGACCAGATCGGCCCCATCGCCAAGGACGTGCGCGACTGCGCCATTCTGCTCCAGGCCATCGCAGGCCACGACCCGCGCGACTCCACATCGGTGGACACGCCCGTGCCCGACTACCTGGCCGGGCTGGAGGGCGGCATTCGCGGGCTTCGCGTGGGCGTCCCGAAGGAGTACTTCGTGGAAGGGATGCAGCCCGGCGTGGCCGATGCGATGAAGGCCGCGCTGCGCACGCTGGAGGACCTCGGCGCTACCCTCATGGAAGTCTCGCTCCCGCACACCGAGTACGCCCTGCCCGCGTACTACCTCATCGCCCCCGCCGAGGCGTCGGCCAACCTGGCGCGCTACGACGGCGTGAAGTATGGCCTGTCGGTGCGCGAAACCGACGACGTGTGGGAGATGATTCGGCAGACGCGCGGGCGCGGGTTCGGCCCCGAGGTCAAGCGCCGCATCATGCTGGGCACCTACGCGCTGTCGGCAGGGTACTACGACGCCTACTACCTGCGCGCCCAGAAGGTGCGCACGCTCATCCGCCGTGACTTTGACCGCGCCTTCCAGCAGGTGGACGTGCTGGCGTGCCCCGTGTCGCCCACCGTCGCGTTCCCCATCGGCGAGCGCGTGGACGACCCCTTGCAGATGTACCTGTCGGACGTGTTCACGCTGGCGTGTTCGCTGGCAGGCGTCTGCGGCATCGCGGTCCCCTGCGGATTCGCCGACGGCCTGCCGGTGGGGTTGCAGATCATCGGCAACGTATTTGACGAACCGACGGTGTTGCGAGTAGCCTATACCTACGAGCAGGCGACCGACTGGCACACGCGGAAGCCGAACTTATTCACGCTCGCTTTTTCGTAA
- a CDS encoding NTP transferase domain-containing protein, which produces MKVVIPLAGFGTRLRPHTYTKPKPLVNVAGKPVLAHILDSLAGLDVEETIFVVGHLGEQIQNYVETHYTFPSRYVEQHELKGQAHALYLAREYLSGPILIIFVDTIFEADLQHLPTDCDGVLYVKEVEDPRRFGVAILEEGYIARLVEKPATPVSNLAVIGVYYLRQAEKLVAAIDELLARNIQTKGEYFLADALQLMINDGAKFRAETVDVWEDCGKPETVLQTNRYLLTKTGGHAGHTHNSIIVPPVYIADSAHVEHSVIGPYVTIAEDTVVRRSIIKDSIVNKGACIEDAMLNLSLIGDNARVRGSYEQLNVGDSSLVDATGNGYEE; this is translated from the coding sequence ATGAAGGTGGTGATTCCTCTGGCAGGGTTTGGCACGCGGCTGCGCCCCCACACGTACACCAAGCCCAAGCCGCTGGTCAATGTGGCCGGCAAGCCCGTGCTGGCCCATATCCTGGATTCCCTCGCCGGGCTGGATGTGGAGGAGACGATCTTCGTCGTGGGTCATCTGGGCGAGCAGATTCAGAATTACGTAGAGACCCACTACACGTTCCCCTCGCGCTACGTGGAGCAGCACGAACTCAAGGGCCAGGCTCACGCCCTCTACCTGGCGCGTGAATATCTGAGCGGCCCCATCCTCATCATCTTCGTGGACACCATCTTTGAGGCCGACCTGCAACACCTGCCCACCGACTGCGACGGCGTGCTGTACGTCAAGGAGGTGGAAGACCCGCGCAGGTTCGGCGTCGCCATCCTAGAGGAAGGCTACATCGCGCGCCTGGTGGAGAAGCCTGCCACGCCCGTGTCCAACCTGGCGGTCATCGGCGTCTATTACCTGCGCCAGGCCGAGAAACTGGTGGCCGCCATTGACGAACTCCTGGCGCGGAACATCCAGACGAAGGGAGAGTACTTCCTGGCCGATGCGCTGCAACTCATGATCAACGACGGCGCGAAGTTCCGGGCCGAAACCGTGGACGTGTGGGAGGACTGCGGCAAGCCCGAAACGGTGCTCCAGACCAACCGCTACCTGCTGACCAAGACGGGCGGGCACGCCGGCCACACCCACAACAGCATCATCGTGCCGCCCGTGTACATCGCCGACTCGGCCCACGTGGAGCATTCGGTCATCGGCCCGTATGTAACCATCGCCGAGGACACGGTCGTGCGGCGCTCCATCATCAAGGATTCCATCGTGAACAAAGGCGCGTGCATTGAGGACGCCATGCTCAACCTGTCGCTCATCGGCGACAACGCCCGCGTGCGGGGTTCCTACGAGCAGTTGAACGTGGGCGATTCCTCGTTGGTGGACGCGACCGGCAATGGATACGAGGAGTAA